Proteins from a genomic interval of Narcine bancroftii isolate sNarBan1 chromosome 12, sNarBan1.hap1, whole genome shotgun sequence:
- the LOC138746646 gene encoding basic proline-rich protein-like: MDLIIGAGFICLEDWLLFGLRPMDGQVEGVPSQGQTHTPLEVDCVRHSLIIRARVQRSRTDALWGWSEICPSSGESSLFERSSVRGPLTAPRRHPRLPVGTPGSPSAPPAPRRHPRLPAGTPGSPPAPPAPRRHPRLPAGTPGSPPAPPAPRRHPPAPRRHPPAPRRHPRLPAGTPGSPPAPPAPRRHPRLPAGTPGSPSAPPAPRRLPAGTPGSPPAPPAPRRHPRLPAGTPRLPAGTPGTPAGTPAGTPRRHPRRHPRRHPRRHPRRHPRRHPRRHPRRHPRRHPRRHPRRHPRRHPRRHPRRHPRRHPRRHPRRHPRRHPRRHPPPAPPPAPPPAPPPAPPAPPRRHPGSPPAGTPGSPPRRHPRLPPPPAPPAPPPAGTPGSPPAGTPGSPPAGTPGSPRRHPPAPPPPAPPGSPPARGTPGSPPVGTPVGTPGSPPVGTPVGTPGSPPVGTPVGTPGSPPVGTPVGTPGSPPVGTPVGPPAPPPPPTPPVAPPGAPGSPRRHPRRHPRLPPRRPPAPRSPPSATPRRHPRLPPPSAPPSAPPAPPPSAPPSAPPAPPPSAPPSAPPAPPPSAPPSAPPAPPPSAPPSAPPAPPPSAPPSAPPAPPRRHPAPGSPPVGTPVGTPGSPPVGTPVGTPAPPRRHPRRHPRLPPVGTPSAPPAPPRRHPRRHPRRHPRRHPRRHPVGTPVGTPVGTPVGTPVGTPVGTPVGTPVGTPTRRHPRRHPRRHPRRHPPSAPPSAPPSAPPSAPRRHPGPRRLPRRLPRHPRLPVGTPGSPSAPPAPRRHPRLPVGTPGSPSAPPAPRRHPRLPVGTPGSPSAPPAPRRHPRLPVGTPGSPSAPPAPRRHPRLPVGTPGSPSAPPAPRRHPRLPVGTPGSPSAPPAPRRHPRLPVGTPGSPSAPPAPRRHPRLPVGTPGSPSAPPAPRRHPRLPVGTPRLPVGTPGSPSAPPAPRRHPRLLSSSRPFSHLDSLP, translated from the exons ATGGACTTGATTATTGGTGCAGGTTTCATTTGTTTGGAAGACTGGCTGCTGTTTGGACTTCGACCTATGGACGGACAGGTAGAGGGGGTGCCGTCTCAGGGACAGACACACACTCCTTTAGAAGTGG ATTGTGTGAGACATTCGCTCATCATCAGGGCTAGAGTACAAAGGAGCAGGACTGATGCCCTGTGGGGATGGTCAGAGATCTGCCCATCATCAGGGGAAAG TTCTCTCTTCGAACGGAGCTCTGTGAGAGGCCCTCTCACTGCTCCCCGTCGGCACCCCCGGCTCCCCGTCGGCACCCCCGGCTCCCCGTCGGCACCCCCGGCTCCCCGTCGGCACCCCCGGCTCCCCGCCGGCACCCCCGGCTCCCCGCCGGCACCCCCGGCTCCCCGCCGGCACCCCCGGCTCCCCGCCGGCACCCCCGGCTCCCCGCCGGCACCCCCGGCTCCCCGCCGGCACCCCCCGGCTCCCCGCCGGCACCCCCCGGCTCCCCGCCGGCACCCCCGGCTCCCCGCCGGCACCCCCGGCTCCCCGCCGGCACCCCCGGCTCCCCGCCGGCACCCCCGGCTCCCCGCCGGCACCCCCGGCTCCCCGTCGGCACCCCCGGCTCCCCGTCGGCTCCCCGCCGGCACCCCCGGCTCCCCGCCGGCACCCCCGGCTCCCCGCCGGCACCCCCGGCTCCCCGCCGGCACCCCCCGGCTCCCCGCCGGCACCCCCGGCACCCCCGCCGGCACCCCCGCCGGCACCCCCCGCCGGCACCCCCGCCGGCACCCCCGCCGGCACCCCCGCCGGCACCCCCGCCGGCACCCCCGCCGGCACCCCCGCCGGCACCCCCGCCGGCACCCCCGCCGGCACCCCCGCCGGCACCCCCGCCGGCACCCCCGCCGGCACCCCCGCCGGCACCCCCGCCGGCACCCCCGCCGGCACCCCCGCCGGCACCCCCGCCGGCACCCCCGCCGGCACCCCCGCCGGCACCCCCCGCCGGCACCCCCGCCGGCACCCCCGCCGGCACCCCCGCCGGCACCCCCGGCACCCCCCCGCCGGCACCCCGGCTCCCCCCCCGCCGGCACCCCCGGCTCCCCCCCCCGCCGGCACCCCCGGCTCCCCCCCCCGCCGGCACCCCCGGCTCCCCCCCCCGCCGGCACCCCCGGCTCCCCCCCCGCCGGCACCCCCGGCTCCCCCCCCGCCGGCACCCCCGGCTCCCCCCGCCGGCACCCCCCGGCTCCCCCCCCGCCGGCACCCCCCGGCTCCCCCCCCGCCCGCGGCACCCCCGGCTCCCCCCCCGTCGGCACCCCCGTCGGCACCCCCGGCTCCCCCCCCGTCGGCACCCCCGTCGGCACCCCCGGCTCCCCCCCCGTCGGCACCCCCGTCGGCACCCCCGGCTCCCCCCCCGTCGGCACCCCCGTCGGCACCCCCGGCTCCCCCCCCGTCGGCACCCCCGTCGGCCCcccggcacccccccccccccccaccccccccgtcgCACCCCCCGGCGCCCCCGGCTCCCCCCGTCGGCACCCCCGTCGGCACCCCCGGCTCCCCCCCCGTCGGCCCCCCGCACCCCGCTCCCCCCCGTCGGCCACCCCCCGTCGGCACCCCCGGCTCCCCCCCCCGTCGGCACCCCCGTCGGCACCCCCGGCTCCCCCCCCGTCGGCACCCCCGTCGGCACCCCCGGCTCCCCCCCCGTCGGCACCCCCGTCGGCACCCCCGGCTCCCCCCCCGTCTGCACCCCCGTCGGCACCCCCGGCTCCCCCCCCGTCGGCACCCCCGTCGGCACCCCCGGCTCCCCCCCCGTCGGCACCCCCGTCGGCACCCCCGGCTCCCCCCCGTCGGCACCCGGCCCCCGGCTCCCCCCCCGTCGGCACCCCCGTCGGCACCCCCGGCTCCCCCCCCGTCGGCACCCCCGTCGGCACCCCGGCTCCCCCCCGTCGGCACCCCCGTCGGCACCCCCGGCTCCCCCCCGTCGGCACCCCGTCGGCACCCCCGGCGCCCCCCCGTCGGCACCCCCGTCGGCACCCCCGTCGGCACCCCCGTCGGCACCCCCGTCGGCACCCCGTCGGCACCCCCGTCGGCACCCCCGTCGGCACCCCCGTCGGCACCCCCGTCGGCACCCCCGTCGGCACCCCCGTCGGCACCCCCGTCGGCACCCCGACCCGTCGGCACCCCCGTCGGCACCCCCGTCGGCACCCCCGTCGGCACCCCCCGTCGGCACCCCCGTCGGCACCCCCGTCGGCACCCCCGTCGGCACCCCGTCGGCACCCCGGCCCCCGTCGGCTCCCCCGTCGGCTCCCCCGGCACCCCCGGCTCCCCGTCGGCACCCCCGGCTCCCCGTCGGCACCCCCGGCTCCCCGTCGGCACCCCCGGCTCCCCGTCGGCACCCCCGGCTCCCCGTCGGCACCCCCGGCTCCCCGTCGGCACCCCCGGCTCCCCGTCGGCACCCCCGGCTCCCCGTCGGCACCCCCGGCTCCCCGTCGGCACCCCCGGCTCCCCGTCGGCACCCCCGGCTCCCCGTCGGCACCCCCGGCTCCCCGTCGGCACCCCCGGCTCCCCGTCGGCACCCCCGGCTCCCCGTCGGCACCCCCGGCTCCCCGTCGGCACCCCCGGCTCCCCGTCGGCACCCCCGGCTCCCCGTCGGCACCCCCGGCTCCCCGTCGGCACCCCCGGCTCCCCGTCGGCACCCCCGGCTCCCCGTCGGCACCCCCGGCTCCCCGTCGGCACCCCCGGCTCCCCGTCGGCACCCCCGGCTCCCCGTCGGCACCCCCGGCTCCCCGTCGGCACCCCCGGCTCCCCGTCGGCACCCCCCGGCTCCCCGTCGGCACCCCCGGCTCCCCGTCGGCACCCCCGGCTCCCCGTCGGCACCCCCGGCTGCTCTCAAGCTCCAGACCATTTTCTCACCTAGACTCGCTTCCATAG
- the LOC138746901 gene encoding serine/threonine-protein phosphatase 6 regulatory ankyrin repeat subunit C-like: MGVLSLTEQPPLVQAIFNRDCEEVKSLVQRREDIHGLDPEKRTALHAAAFLGEVPIMDVLIQSGANVNAKDSAWLTPLHRAAASRNERAVHMLLKHSADANARDKMWQTPLHLAAANKATKCTELLLPLHSSINVSDHTGRTPLHHAACSSHLEMVHLLLTRGASVCACDKMERQPIHWAAFIGHLEMVKLLLSHGAALTSKDKKGYTPLHAAASSGQLEVVTYLLKLGLEIDEPNVYGNTALHIACYTGQDAVANELVNYGANVNQPNLKGFTPLHFAAVSTNGALCLELLVNNGADVNIQSTNGRSPLHMAAVHGRFTRSQILIQNGGDIDCTDKYGNTPLHVAARYGHELLISTLMTNGADTAR; encoded by the exons ATGGGTGTCCTCAGCCTGACGGAGCAG CCACCTCTGGTCCAAGCCATTTTCAACCGAGACTGTGAAGAGGTCAAGTCTCTGGTGCAGCGGAGAGAAGACATCCATGGGTTG GACCCGGAGAAGCGGACAGCTCTGCATGCAGCTGCGTTCCTGGGAGAAGTTCCCATCATGGACGTCCTCATCCAGTCAG GTGCCAATGTCAACGCCAAGGACAGTGCCTGGTTGACCCCTTTGCACAGAGCCGCAGCTTCTCGCAATGAG CGAGCTGTCCACATGCTACTAAAACACTCGGCTGATGCCAACGCTCGTGATAAAATGTGGCAGACCCCTCTGCATCTGGCCGCAGCTAACAAGGCCACCAAGTGCACCGAACTGCTCCTGCCTCTTCACAGCAGCATCAATGTCTCCGACCACACTGGGAGGACACCGCTGCACCATGCTGCTTGCAGCAGTCATCTGGAG ATGGTCCACTTGTTGTTGACCAGGGGAGCCAGTGTGTGTGCCTGTGACAAGATGGAACGACAGCCCATTCACTGGGCTGCTTTCATTG GTCACCTGGAGATGGTGAAGCTCCTGCTGTCCCATGGGGCTGCCCTGACTAGTAAGGACAAAAAGGGGTACACCCCACTGCACGCAGCAGCTTCCAGTGGGCAGCTGGAAGTGGTCACCTACCTCCTCAAACTGGGGCTGGAG ATTGATGAACCAAATGTTTATGGGAACACCGCCCTCCACATCGCCTGCTACACTGGACAGGACGCAGTGGCCAACGAGCTGGTCAACTATGGAGCCAACGTCAACCAACCCAACCTGAAAGGCTTCACCCCACTGCACTTTGCTGCTGTCTCCACCAACGGAGCTCTCTGTCTGGAGCTTCTGGTCAATAACGGGGCTGATGTGAACATTCAG AGCACGAATGGGAGAAGCCCACTACACATGGCTGCTGTTCACGGCAGGTTTACCCGGTCACAGATCCTGATCCAGAACG GTGGGGATATCGATTGTACGGATAAATATGGCAATACACCATTACACGTCGCAGCGAGATATGGACACGAGCTGTTAATCAGCACCCTAATGACCAATGGTGCTGACACAGCCAGGTGA